The Pyrococcus horikoshii OT3 genome includes a window with the following:
- a CDS encoding MFS transporter, with the protein MNKTKKLLKFEFLAQGSLGAAEGLAEAFFDVIITRMGASPFIVGLVGSSSYISNLFSPFWARVSQRIGVKKLVIMSFLFASFFLFMLAFSESISLFLLLIFLYYTFYGIKEVLYPTIVERVYMDLRILSHAEATYTLIYTITVGIAGYIMDVESHRLAFILASGLLIIATLSRLPFPEVKDCENENRDLPYRDKLILSLVLMFMIAGTGMLMMLPAIPILEVRLLNLSNMTIGIAIAIDSLTYVIFSELWGRVIKKLSHVVRVFQLGFIAIGAMAGIYFMSTLPWHIYLAGALCGIGGSAISIGWQAFSMGVPDYRTEDLSALHLTTCGIRGLYAPLLGSFLINLIGVRKTFIVAGLIVITGVFIAEALINPLKERFELLD; encoded by the coding sequence ATGAATAAAACCAAAAAACTCCTTAAGTTTGAATTTCTTGCCCAGGGGAGCCTTGGTGCTGCAGAAGGTCTAGCTGAAGCTTTCTTTGATGTGATAATCACGAGGATGGGAGCTTCTCCCTTTATAGTGGGCTTAGTGGGAAGTAGCTCTTACATCTCTAATCTTTTCTCCCCATTTTGGGCCAGAGTTTCACAGAGAATTGGGGTTAAAAAGCTAGTAATAATGTCATTCCTCTTCGCTTCGTTTTTCCTTTTTATGTTAGCATTTTCTGAAAGCATTTCTCTTTTTCTTCTTCTCATCTTCTTATATTATACCTTTTATGGAATTAAAGAGGTTCTTTACCCAACAATAGTTGAAAGGGTTTATATGGATCTTAGAATCCTGAGTCATGCAGAGGCAACGTACACTTTAATTTACACCATCACTGTTGGAATCGCTGGCTATATAATGGATGTAGAGAGCCATAGACTTGCCTTTATCTTAGCCTCAGGCTTGCTCATCATTGCAACCCTTTCTAGACTTCCATTTCCAGAGGTTAAAGACTGTGAAAACGAAAATAGGGATTTACCATATAGAGACAAACTGATCTTAAGCTTAGTACTAATGTTCATGATAGCTGGAACTGGAATGCTCATGATGCTTCCAGCAATTCCAATCTTGGAAGTTAGACTTCTCAATCTCTCCAACATGACAATTGGAATTGCAATAGCTATAGACAGTCTAACATATGTTATATTCTCCGAGCTATGGGGAAGGGTCATTAAAAAGCTGTCTCATGTAGTTAGGGTCTTTCAGCTTGGCTTTATAGCTATTGGAGCTATGGCGGGAATTTACTTTATGAGTACCTTACCATGGCACATTTATCTTGCAGGGGCTTTATGTGGGATAGGTGGTTCAGCGATCTCAATAGGATGGCAAGCTTTCTCAATGGGAGTCCCAGACTATAGGACGGAAGATCTTTCTGCTCTTCACTTAACAACCTGTGGAATAAGGGGGTTATATGCGCCACTTTTAGGGAGCTTCTTGATTAATCTTATTGGTGTTAGAAAGACCTTCATAGTTGCCGGTCTAATTGTTATAACTGGTGTTTTTATTGCAGAAGCTCTGATAAACCCCCTTAAGGAAAGATTTGAGCTGTTAGATTAG